The Ovis aries strain OAR_USU_Benz2616 breed Rambouillet chromosome X, ARS-UI_Ramb_v3.0, whole genome shotgun sequence genomic sequence GGATGGGAGCATTCCTCAGCCAGGTGCCCATTTTCCATCTAAATCTGGGTTCTAAGATACTGTCTTATACAGGAAATGGGTTTTTGCCCCATTGGACTATTGCCCAGTTGGGCAgacttccagaattttccattgCCATGAGTGAAtgcgtttgtttgttttttttttccactagtaTGGGGGTAATCCTGATGTGACTGGTTTATTGtgaggaaagaaatcatttgGGTCTCCAGCTATTACATGAACATGTTTTTTCCTTGTAGGTCAGACACATTCTGTGTGAAAAACATGGAAAAATCTTGGAAGCCATGGAAAAGTTAAAGTCTGGAATGAAATTCAATGAAGTGGCTGCACAATATAGTGAAGATAAAGCCAGGCAAGGGGTATGGTGCATTCatcatttaaaatgtctcttaTGGAGGACACACAGCAGTagggattatttttgttttgccatTAGTTTTAGGCATATCTTAAAGATCTTAAAAGCAGAAATGTCCAACTTGTGAACAGTTGAATACAGGTCATCTTTGTCTAAACCTTGGCATAACCAAATTTACACAGCTAACAgatacctagggcttccctggtggctcagatggtaaagaatccgcctgcaatgagagagacctggatttgatcgctgggttgggaagttcccctgaggagggcagccagcaacccactccagtattcttgcctggagaattccatggacagaggagcctggagggctacagtccatggggtcgcagagtcagacacaactgagtgactaagcagagtAGACACCCAGTAACACtgtgagtgtttgtgtgtgcagCCCAGGGTTGGGCCTCTTCCCTATTTTGTGCTCATTGAGTCGTCTTCTCTCCAGCCCAGATGAATAAACCTAGGAACCTTAGCATTCATGTTGTGAAATTTTCAAGCTACAGTAGAACTGTTCCCTCTTCGGGGCCACTTGATATCACGTATCTTTTGGATTTTCCAGGGTGACTTGGGTTGGATGACCAGAGGGTCCATGGTAGGACCATTTCAAGAAGCAGCATTCGCCTTGCCTATAAGTGTGCTGGATAAGCCTGTGTTTACAGACCCTCCAGTAAAGACAAAATTTGGGTATCATATTATAATGGttgaagggagaaaataaaattgtatgaAAGATTACATATGTCTtatacattatttctttaaaaggtgTTGAATAATCATTGTATTTTATGAACTCTGTCATTGTGGGTTTGTGGGTACAAAATCAGGTGGGTAAAGGTTGGTGTGCACAACAGTAGGTATTTAGTTGGTAGTTCTCTAAGATAAGTCAAGCAGACTCCTTTTAAACCTGTTAGTCCCTTCCCCAAGAACTGCTTTATCTGATTCTCAGTATATCCCATAAGTTAATTTAGAAAGCTTCTCTAGAAAAGTCAAATATCAGCTCATACAATTCAGACTGAATTGGATATTGAATAGATGGATTAGCATatgaaaatcataaaataagTCTCTAGACACTTGTTTTATAAGGTAGCCAACATTGATCTGCCAGGACAGTTGTTATTAGCTCCACTGTCATAACATAGCACATGGCACATTCAACATTAGGCCATTCAATATTaactcctttctttttaaataaacgtTTGTTGGAAGAAAAAACACTCAGTTCTTCTGTCAGGTTTTTGTACTAAACAGTAACCGTTGACAGTAACTGCTGATTAAAGGGGAAAATGTTGGAGTTCCCTGGcgattcagtggttaggactcggagctttcactgccagggcctgggtttgatccttggtcagaaaactaagatctcacaagccacaggccaaaaaagaaaaaaaagaaaacaacagacagGGAGGGATGTCAGCCTAAAAACGTTCCTTCATCCTCAAATGTATGGGTTACATTATGACAGTCCTCTCCAGGGTCAATGTTCTGGgtatctacattttttaaatgccactTTTATGACATaacaaaaaagtatataaatattataaatacgATACTACTTCAAAAATCAAAGTTTGCAAGTGCAACTGTGATTATTAATAGTGATTTTTTGAACACACTGTGTTCTCTCTCAGCTGCATTTGACATACCCGCATTATGCCACATAGCAGCAGTTCACCTTAGTTAAGTTTCCCATTTTAGACATTTCTGACCACCTGTGCTTCCATGCAATATTCCCCACTGAGCAGACTAAAGGCTGCCCACTCCCTAGAATACATAGATATGATACAGAGGGATGATCAAAATAGTAGGCATCAGATGAAACTGATGTGATTTAAAACCACATTTAAAACACTCTCTAAATAAGGGCTATAAATTCTGAAAATCgtgaagaaaattctgaaaagaatgttcattttaaatgaatacatAGAACTACAAAGAACATCAATTATACTGAAATTGAGTAatcaaaatattgttttatatatagctcTATTAATACATTGAGATATAGTGGTAGGACTAAAAACCActgtgagggaattccctggtggtccagtgattaggactctgcactttcactgcgatgggcctgggttcaacccctagtcagggaatgaagatcctccatgtgacatggccaaaattaaaaaataaaacccaccaTGATTTTGTGGTGGTGAATATCAATGGTATTTTGAAATTGATGCAATAACTATGGAATCTCTGTGATTTCTGTTAGCAAGAAAGTTGTGGTACTGCTATTTCTGTACTTTGTTGCCAACATTCATAATGAAAGGAAACATTAAATTTCAGATAGAGTACAgtagtgggggaggagggggagatgtAACTCTTCCCATCCAGATTCAGACTCTGAATTCTTCAGTTTAAAAATCCCTGCCTTAGATACTGTTTTAACATTTTCCCAATACCTGTATTTCCCCCGCCCTCCCGCACCCCCCAAACTGTCATTATAGGTACTCAAGAAGCACTGTTGTTTTTCAGTGAGAAATACATCTAGGACCTTTAAGTCTTACTCTTCAGATCAAATGGACACAGGCCCTGAAAGCCTCCCGGCAAGCAAATAAATCACGTgggggcctttttttttttcatatcaagTGAGAGAAGAATTTATTAGCTGAATTTTCACAAACATTTGTGTTTGATGGGAGACTTATAAGATGTAGGACACAGCCAATGATGCACTTGCATGACGACAGTCATTCAGTTCTTGTAGGAAAACTGGAACTGGAGTTAGATGCAGACTATGAATTGCTGAATCACAGTATTAACAATGGGATTTTTTTCAATGATACACATTGAATCATATCACCCTCTCTAAAATAAAAGTCGGCCCACTCTTTCCATGGTTCTGCATTAGCAGATTCAACAACTGCAgatcaaaaatataattttcagaaagttccaaaaagtaaaacttgaatttgcaaTGActtgcaactatttacatagcagtTATACTGTATTTACAAACTTTGCAATTTACATTTATGTTGTATAAGTGGCGTGGGTGGCTGCAACCAGCTCACTAAGCGTGGGCGAGAAGAGCTatcccacgtctgaggtcaggagtagcggccgagagtgccaggctgcaatggcgCCAGAACGGCGGAGAGGAGCTATCCCGCGtcggaggtcaggggcggcagggaggagccaccccgcgtccggggtcaggggtggcggcctggaggagcaaccccatgtacAAGGAGCGctggctgcgcaggcgcaggagggcctagaggagctatcccacgttgaaggtcaggaagggcagtggtgaggagatacccttcctccaaggtaaggagcagtggctgcactttgctgaagcagccgtgaagagataccccacgcccaaggtaagagaaacccaagtaagacgataggtattgcaagagggcatcagagggcagatacactgaaatcatactcacagaaaactagtcaatctaatcacactaggaccacagccttgtctaactcaatgaaactaagccatgcccatggggcaacccaagatgggcgggtcatggtggagaggtctgacagaatgtggtccactaaagaagggaatggcaaaccacttcagtattcttgccttgagaaccccatgaacagtatgaaaaggcaaaatgataggatacttaacgaggaactccccaggtcggtaggtgcccaacacactactggagatcagtggagaaataacttcagaaagaatgaagggatggagccaaagcaaaaacaatacccagctgtggatgtgactggtgatagaagcaaggtctgatgctataaagcgcaatattgcataggaacctggaatgtcaagtccatgaatcaaggcaaattggaaatggtcaaacaagagatgccaagagtgaacatcgacattctaggaatcagtgaactaaaatggactggaatgggtgaatttaactcagatgaccattatatctactactgtgggcaggaatc encodes the following:
- the PIN4 gene encoding peptidyl-prolyl cis-trans isomerase NIMA-interacting 4, whose protein sequence is MPPKGKSGSGKGGKGKAASGSESSEKKAQGPKGGGNAVKVRHILCEKHGKILEAMEKLKSGMKFNEVAAQYSEDKARQGGDLGWMTRGSMVGPFQEAAFALPISVLDKPVFTDPPVKTKFGYHIIMVEGRK